One Streptomyces sp. RPA4-2 genomic window carries:
- a CDS encoding serine/threonine-protein kinase has translation MAPQRNTGTDPEAELPEYAGQYRLDERLGSGGMGVVHLARSGSGLRLAVKVVHAEYAKDPEFRGRFRQEVAAARRVSGAFTAPVVDADPEAGRPWMATLFIPGPTLAEQVKRNGPLSASQLRRFMAGLAEALRDIHRVGVVHRDLKPSNVLLAEDGPKVIDFGISRPSDSELHTETGKLIGTPPFMAPEQFRRPREVGPAADIFALGSVMVHAATGRGPFDSDSPYVVAYQVVHDEPDLTDVPANLAPLITRCLAKEPEDRPTPDELMRELRSVAASYDTQAFIPAQRTVQPATTPDAVDDEPAPPAPTPGRWALKRAAVAVGALVFVSGGTLATTQFLGHDDSTGAQPNHQRRSAPAAFSGWSTKPAGRTTGTPECSYGGGKLFCAQPGLTSALDPVDGKVLWRHTSPEKSPPDGAPVMSGGLVHVVTHAGQLLEALDPVSGTVRWTMDLSTYGGLQHVGGMVLLTRADGTVTGVDGATGGKRWSRGLPEQTEPNITSFAGDGLAYATSTTDHGTRTRVTAVEPETGHVRWSTRLNGTLDPVGTRRGAVLFASVNNSTETDALVRYDPGSRTSHRVTIGMSLPQAQTSVRAGTVYLMSTLGGLMAIDMDTGVQRWRLETSVSRGSTPAVDAKHVYLTTPDGRLLAVDAARGKLIGQTRTRNGAEPDRVAAVLPLPLIADGRVYASAPDGTVFAVAADDPAAW, from the coding sequence ATGGCGCCACAGCGGAACACCGGAACGGATCCGGAAGCGGAACTTCCCGAGTACGCCGGGCAGTACCGCCTTGACGAGCGTCTCGGATCCGGCGGCATGGGCGTGGTCCATCTGGCCCGCAGCGGCTCGGGGCTGCGACTCGCGGTCAAGGTCGTCCACGCCGAGTACGCCAAGGACCCTGAGTTCAGAGGGCGTTTCCGGCAGGAGGTCGCCGCGGCCCGGCGGGTGAGCGGGGCGTTCACGGCGCCCGTGGTCGACGCGGACCCGGAGGCCGGACGGCCCTGGATGGCGACCCTGTTCATACCGGGTCCGACTCTCGCCGAACAGGTGAAGCGGAACGGTCCCTTGTCCGCCTCTCAGTTGCGCCGGTTCATGGCCGGACTGGCCGAGGCGCTGCGCGACATCCACCGGGTGGGAGTCGTACACCGGGATCTCAAGCCGAGCAACGTCCTGCTCGCCGAGGACGGCCCCAAGGTCATCGACTTCGGCATCTCACGGCCGTCGGACAGTGAACTGCACACCGAGACGGGCAAACTGATCGGAACGCCGCCCTTCATGGCACCCGAGCAGTTCCGAAGGCCGCGCGAGGTCGGACCGGCCGCCGACATCTTCGCCCTCGGCTCGGTGATGGTGCACGCCGCTACCGGCCGCGGCCCGTTCGACTCCGACAGCCCCTATGTCGTCGCCTACCAAGTCGTGCACGACGAACCGGACCTGACCGACGTACCTGCGAATCTCGCACCGCTCATCACCCGTTGCCTCGCCAAGGAGCCCGAGGACCGGCCGACACCCGACGAACTGATGCGGGAGCTGCGTTCGGTGGCGGCCTCGTACGACACCCAGGCGTTCATTCCGGCCCAGCGCACCGTCCAGCCTGCCACCACGCCCGATGCCGTGGACGACGAACCCGCGCCTCCCGCGCCAACTCCCGGCAGATGGGCGCTCAAGCGCGCCGCCGTCGCTGTCGGCGCTCTCGTGTTCGTCTCGGGCGGGACACTGGCCACGACACAGTTTCTCGGGCACGACGACAGCACCGGCGCTCAGCCGAACCATCAGCGGCGGTCCGCACCGGCCGCCTTCAGCGGGTGGAGCACGAAGCCGGCGGGCCGGACCACCGGAACGCCCGAATGCTCCTACGGCGGCGGGAAGTTGTTCTGTGCCCAGCCGGGGCTGACATCCGCTCTCGACCCGGTCGACGGCAAGGTGCTGTGGCGGCACACCTCCCCCGAGAAGAGCCCCCCGGACGGGGCGCCCGTCATGTCGGGCGGGCTCGTACACGTCGTGACCCATGCCGGACAGCTCCTGGAGGCCCTCGATCCGGTGTCGGGCACGGTGCGGTGGACGATGGACCTCTCGACGTACGGCGGGCTCCAACACGTGGGGGGCATGGTGCTCCTCACCCGGGCCGACGGGACGGTCACCGGGGTGGACGGCGCCACGGGCGGGAAACGCTGGAGTCGTGGCCTGCCGGAACAGACCGAGCCGAACATCACCTCGTTCGCCGGGGACGGACTCGCCTACGCCACGAGTACGACGGACCACGGAACGCGTACGCGCGTGACCGCGGTGGAACCGGAGACCGGGCACGTGCGGTGGAGCACCCGTCTGAACGGCACGCTGGATCCGGTCGGCACACGGCGAGGCGCTGTCCTCTTCGCGTCCGTCAACAACTCCACCGAGACCGACGCCCTGGTCCGGTACGACCCCGGGAGTAGAACGTCACACCGGGTGACGATCGGCATGTCGCTGCCGCAGGCCCAAACCTCCGTCCGCGCCGGCACCGTCTATCTGATGAGCACCCTCGGCGGGCTGATGGCCATCGACATGGACACCGGGGTACAGCGCTGGCGTCTCGAGACCTCCGTGAGCCGGGGCTCGACACCGGCCGTCGACGCCAAACACGTGTACCTCACCACACCGGACGGGCGGCTGCTCGCCGTGGACGCCGCCCGCGGGAAGCTCATCGGCCAGACCCGGACCCGGAACGGAGCCGAGCCGGACCGGGTCGCGGCCGTGCTGCCACTCCCGCTGATCGCTGACGGCCGTGTCTACGCGAGTGCGCCGGACGGAACCGTCTTCGCGGTGGCGGCCGACGACCCTGCGGCCTGGTGA
- a CDS encoding SH3 domain-containing protein produces the protein MAVERMESMESVTSTKNHDGEAATADAAVAGLVTYPIAPGSALNVRSGPGTGYRIVRVLPEGSRVSIFCQTPGGSVSGPYGTTSIWDNISNGEYVSDAYVKTGSDGYIAPRCS, from the coding sequence ATGGCTGTTGAGCGCATGGAAAGCATGGAAAGCGTCACGAGCACGAAGAATCATGACGGGGAAGCGGCAACCGCCGACGCCGCCGTGGCGGGACTGGTCACCTACCCGATCGCACCCGGCTCCGCGCTGAACGTGCGCAGCGGCCCCGGCACCGGATACCGCATCGTGCGGGTCCTGCCCGAGGGCTCACGCGTGTCGATCTTCTGCCAGACCCCCGGCGGATCCGTGAGCGGCCCGTACGGCACCACCAGCATCTGGGACAACATCTCCAACGGTGAGTACGTCTCGGACGCGTATGTGAAGACCGGCAGCGACGGCTACATCGCGCCGCGCTGCTCCTGA
- a CDS encoding EamA/RhaT family transporter has protein sequence MSDTTETGTGTPAGPQPEPLRFFGTTWVEHDGGYTGRRAGVAVGSLVAAVAACFVLRFAYQGLAIADVGRPVTILVVVMFAVCSALAFRHTWDAFAKRPDPDRQASLRGLLAIGFVGTLLAYSVRSLTEAPGESLHREEYETARTRYERRSAGRTRNPSKKRRAAGS, from the coding sequence GTGAGTGATACGACCGAAACCGGTACCGGTACCCCCGCGGGACCCCAGCCCGAGCCCCTCCGCTTCTTCGGGACCACCTGGGTGGAGCACGACGGCGGCTACACCGGCCGCCGGGCAGGCGTGGCCGTCGGCTCGCTCGTCGCCGCGGTGGCCGCCTGCTTCGTCCTGCGCTTCGCCTACCAGGGCCTGGCGATCGCGGACGTCGGCAGGCCGGTGACGATCCTGGTCGTGGTGATGTTCGCGGTGTGCAGCGCGCTCGCCTTCCGCCACACCTGGGACGCGTTCGCCAAGCGCCCCGATCCCGACCGCCAGGCCTCCCTGCGGGGCCTGCTGGCCATCGGCTTCGTCGGCACCCTCCTCGCGTACTCCGTCCGTTCCCTCACCGAGGCCCCGGGCGAGAGCCTGCACCGCGAGGAGTACGAGACGGCCCGTACGCGGTACGAGCGCCGTTCCGCGGGCCGCACCCGCAATCCGTCGAAGAAGCGCCGGGCCGCCGGGTCCTGA
- a CDS encoding SulP family inorganic anion transporter produces the protein MRKADLSASLVVFLVALPLCVGVAIASGVPAELGLVTGIVGGLVAGLLPGSSLQVSGPAAGLTVLVYEAVQTYGLPALGVLVLGAGLVQLALGVLRLGRWFRAVSVAVVQGMLAGIGLVLIAGQVYAMGDVSAPASGPGKIAGLFSLPGAADPAALAVGGATVAVLLLWPRWRRGARVLPAPLPAVALASAATGLFDLSVRRVTVRGLLDSVQPPSLAELGRLTEVGVFGTVLAFALIASAESLFSAAAVDRLHRGPRTDYDRELIAQGAGNAVCGALGALPMTAVIVRSAANVQAGARTKASRVLHGVWLLVFTAVVPGVLGIIPVAALAGLLVHAGCKLVPVREVRGLWRGHRGEVVVLGVTAVAIVAGNLFEGVLVGLALAVAKTAWDISHVQVETEDRGAAGMVVRVVGNATFLRLPKLLDALEAVPHDRDVRLELGGLRHVDHACAAALERWAAARDHERVATITSTS, from the coding sequence ATGCGCAAAGCCGATCTGTCGGCGTCCCTCGTCGTTTTTCTCGTCGCGCTGCCCCTGTGCGTGGGGGTCGCCATAGCCTCCGGTGTGCCGGCCGAACTGGGACTGGTGACCGGGATCGTCGGCGGGCTGGTCGCCGGGCTGCTGCCCGGCAGCAGTCTGCAGGTCAGCGGGCCGGCGGCCGGGCTGACCGTGCTGGTGTACGAGGCGGTGCAGACGTACGGGCTGCCGGCGCTCGGTGTGCTGGTGCTCGGGGCCGGGCTGGTGCAGCTCGCGCTCGGGGTGCTGCGGCTCGGGCGGTGGTTCCGGGCCGTGTCCGTGGCCGTGGTGCAGGGAATGCTCGCCGGGATCGGGCTCGTGCTGATCGCCGGCCAGGTGTACGCGATGGGCGACGTCTCCGCGCCCGCGAGCGGGCCCGGCAAGATCGCCGGCTTGTTCTCGCTGCCCGGTGCCGCCGACCCGGCAGCCCTCGCGGTCGGCGGTGCCACCGTCGCCGTACTCCTGCTGTGGCCGCGGTGGCGGCGCGGGGCGCGGGTGCTGCCCGCGCCGCTGCCGGCGGTGGCCCTCGCGTCGGCGGCGACCGGTCTGTTCGATCTGTCCGTGCGGCGGGTGACGGTGCGCGGGCTGCTGGACTCCGTGCAGCCGCCGTCCCTGGCGGAGCTCGGGCGGCTCACGGAAGTGGGCGTGTTCGGGACGGTGCTGGCGTTCGCGCTGATCGCGTCGGCCGAGTCGCTGTTCAGCGCGGCGGCGGTGGACCGGCTGCACCGGGGACCGCGGACCGACTACGACCGCGAACTCATCGCGCAGGGCGCGGGGAACGCCGTGTGCGGGGCGCTCGGGGCGCTGCCGATGACCGCGGTGATCGTGCGGAGCGCGGCGAACGTGCAGGCGGGGGCGCGGACGAAGGCCTCGCGGGTGCTGCACGGGGTGTGGCTGCTGGTCTTCACGGCGGTGGTGCCCGGGGTCCTCGGGATCATTCCGGTGGCGGCGCTGGCGGGACTGCTCGTGCACGCGGGCTGCAAGCTGGTGCCGGTGCGGGAGGTGCGGGGTCTGTGGCGCGGGCACCGGGGCGAGGTCGTGGTGCTGGGCGTGACGGCGGTGGCCATCGTGGCCGGGAACCTGTTCGAGGGGGTGCTGGTCGGGCTGGCGCTCGCCGTGGCGAAGACCGCGTGGGACATCAGCCATGTGCAGGTGGAGACCGAGGACCGGGGGGCCGCGGGCATGGTCGTACGGGTGGTGGGGAACGCGACGTTCCTGCGGCTGCCGAAGCTGCTGGACGCTCTGGAGGCTGTGCCCCACGACCGTGACGTACGGCTGGAGCTGGGCGGGCTGCGCCATGTGGATCACGCGTGTGCGGCGGCCCTGGAACGGTGGGCCGCCGCGCGGGATCACGAACGGGTCGCCACGATCACCAGCACGTCGTAG
- a CDS encoding ABC transporter ATP-binding protein, which translates to MRAEGLTVVRGPRTVLRGLDFAVPRGQITGLLGPSGCGKSTLMRSTVGTQAKVAGTLEVLGRPAGDAALRSRIGYVTQAPSVYDDLTVRQNLDYFAAVLDPGRAAADRRHHHVTRAISDVDLTSHADSLAGNLSGGQRNRVSLAVALLGTPELLVLDEPTVGLDPVLRRDLWTLFHAIAADRGATLLVSSHVMDEAERCHRLLLMREGEILADDTPDALRERTGSETVEAAFLHLVDEANATADRPRKETVR; encoded by the coding sequence GTGCGCGCCGAGGGCCTCACCGTCGTACGGGGCCCCCGCACCGTCCTGCGCGGACTCGACTTCGCCGTCCCGCGCGGCCAGATCACCGGACTGCTCGGCCCCTCCGGTTGCGGCAAGTCCACCCTCATGCGGTCCACCGTCGGCACCCAGGCCAAGGTGGCCGGCACCCTCGAAGTCCTCGGCCGTCCGGCGGGCGACGCCGCCCTGCGCTCCCGCATCGGATACGTCACCCAGGCCCCCTCCGTCTACGACGACCTGACCGTCCGCCAGAACCTCGACTACTTCGCCGCGGTCCTCGACCCCGGACGCGCGGCCGCCGACCGCCGCCACCACCACGTCACCCGGGCCATCTCCGACGTCGACCTCACCTCCCACGCCGACTCCCTCGCGGGCAACCTCTCCGGCGGCCAGCGCAACCGCGTCTCCCTCGCGGTCGCCCTCCTCGGCACCCCGGAGCTCCTGGTCCTCGACGAACCCACCGTCGGCCTCGACCCGGTCCTGCGCCGCGACCTGTGGACCCTCTTCCACGCCATCGCCGCCGACCGGGGCGCCACCCTCCTCGTCTCCTCCCACGTCATGGACGAGGCGGAGCGCTGCCACCGCCTCCTGCTGATGCGCGAGGGCGAGATCCTCGCCGACGACACCCCCGACGCCCTGCGCGAACGCACCGGCTCCGAGACCGTCGAGGCCGCCTTCCTCCACCTGGTCGACGAGGCGAACGCGACCGCCGACAGGCCCCGCAAGGAGACCGTCCGATGA
- a CDS encoding ABC transporter permease produces MTTDTTADNLIPSTGTSTGTSTRASTRVSAINHARTTATATRVLRQLRHDPRTIALMILIPCLMLVLLRYVFDGSPRTFDSIGASLLGIFPLITMFLVTSIATLRERTSGTLERLLAMPLGKGDLIAGYALAFGAVAVVQSALATGLAVWFLGLDVTGSPWLLLLVALLDALLGTALGLFVSAFAASEFQAVQFMPAVIFPQLLLCGLFTPRASMHPALEAVSDVLPMSYAVDGMNEVLKHTDMTATFLRDALIVAACALLVLVLGAATLRRRTR; encoded by the coding sequence ATGACCACCGACACCACCGCCGACAACCTGATCCCGAGCACGGGCACGAGCACGGGCACCAGCACGAGGGCGAGCACGAGGGTGAGCGCCATCAACCACGCCCGTACGACGGCCACCGCGACGCGCGTGCTGCGTCAGCTCCGCCACGACCCGCGCACCATCGCGCTGATGATCCTCATCCCGTGTCTGATGCTCGTGCTGCTCCGCTACGTCTTCGACGGCAGCCCGCGCACCTTCGACTCCATCGGCGCCTCGCTCCTCGGGATCTTCCCGCTGATCACGATGTTCCTCGTCACCTCCATCGCCACCCTGCGCGAACGCACCTCCGGCACGCTGGAACGCCTGCTCGCCATGCCGCTCGGCAAGGGCGACCTGATCGCCGGTTACGCCCTCGCGTTCGGCGCCGTGGCCGTCGTCCAGTCGGCCCTCGCCACCGGCCTCGCGGTCTGGTTCCTGGGCCTCGACGTCACGGGCTCCCCGTGGCTCCTCCTGCTGGTCGCGCTCCTCGACGCGCTCCTCGGTACGGCCCTCGGCCTCTTCGTCTCGGCCTTCGCGGCCTCCGAATTCCAGGCGGTCCAGTTCATGCCGGCGGTGATCTTCCCCCAACTCCTTCTGTGCGGCCTCTTCACGCCCCGTGCGAGCATGCACCCGGCCCTGGAAGCGGTCTCCGACGTGCTGCCCATGTCCTATGCCGTCGACGGAATGAACGAGGTCCTCAAGCACACCGACATGACGGCCACGTTCCTCCGTGACGCCCTGATCGTGGCGGCGTGCGCCCTCCTGGTGCTGGTCCTCGGCGCGGCCACCCTGAGGCGCCGCACGCGGTGA
- the proC gene encoding pyrroline-5-carboxylate reductase — MTQKVAVLGTGKIGEALLSGVIRSGWDPADLLVTARRPERARELQERHGVTAVTNAEAAKNADILILTVKPQDMGTLLDELAPHLPADRLIISGAAGIPTSFFEERLAAGTPVVRVMTNTPALVDEAMSVISAGSHATEEHLAHTEEIFGAVGKTLRVPESQQDACTALSGSGPAYFFYLVEAMTDAGILLGLPRDKAHDLIVQSAIGAAVMLRDSGEHPVRLRENVTSPAGTTINAIRELENHGVRAALIAALEAARDRSRELASGNS, encoded by the coding sequence ATGACCCAGAAAGTCGCAGTCCTCGGCACCGGAAAGATCGGCGAAGCCCTGCTGAGCGGAGTGATCCGATCCGGCTGGGACCCCGCCGACCTCCTCGTGACGGCCCGCCGCCCCGAGCGCGCCAGGGAACTCCAGGAGCGCCACGGCGTCACGGCCGTCACCAACGCCGAGGCCGCCAAGAACGCCGACATCCTGATCCTCACGGTCAAGCCGCAGGACATGGGCACTCTCCTCGACGAACTCGCCCCGCACCTGCCCGCCGACCGCCTGATCATCAGCGGCGCGGCCGGCATCCCCACCTCGTTCTTCGAGGAGCGTCTGGCCGCGGGCACCCCGGTGGTGCGCGTCATGACGAACACCCCCGCGCTCGTCGACGAGGCCATGTCCGTCATCTCCGCCGGCAGTCACGCCACCGAGGAGCACCTCGCCCACACCGAGGAGATCTTCGGTGCCGTCGGCAAGACGCTCCGGGTCCCCGAGTCCCAGCAGGACGCCTGCACCGCCCTCTCCGGCTCGGGCCCGGCGTACTTCTTCTATCTGGTCGAGGCCATGACGGACGCGGGCATCCTGCTCGGTCTGCCCCGCGACAAGGCCCACGACCTGATCGTCCAGTCCGCGATCGGCGCCGCCGTGATGCTCCGCGACAGCGGGGAGCACCCCGTGCGGCTCCGCGAGAACGTGACGTCGCCGGCGGGCACCACGATCAACGCGATCCGCGAGCTGGAGAACCACGGCGTACGCGCGGCCCTCATCGCCGCGTTGGAGGCCGCCCGCGACCGCAGCCGCGAACTGGCCTCCGGCAACAGCTAG
- the trpS gene encoding tryptophan--tRNA ligase translates to MKRIFSGVKPTGHLTLGNYLGAVRRWADVDQHRADALFCIVDLHALTVDHDPGRVRRLSRQAATLLLASGLDPRLCTVFVQSHVDEHARLSYLLECVATDGEMRRMIQYKEKAARERERGGSVRLSLLTYPVLMAADILAYGTDEVPVGDDQTQHVELTRDLAVRFNQRYGHTFAVPRATRPEVAARVMNLQEPTSKMGKSDDVGPGVVYLLDEPDVMRKKIMRAVTDSGQDVVHDPEGRPGVSNLLEILAACEGTDPETLSGAYQSYGALKKDTAEAVVELLRPLRERHKQLCADPSYVEGVLRDGAAKAREMARPRVDSAYRAIGLLAAG, encoded by the coding sequence ATGAAGCGGATCTTCAGCGGGGTCAAGCCGACCGGGCATCTGACGCTGGGGAACTACCTGGGGGCCGTACGCCGCTGGGCCGATGTCGATCAGCACCGGGCCGACGCCCTGTTCTGCATCGTCGATCTGCACGCGCTGACCGTGGACCACGATCCGGGACGGGTCCGCAGACTCAGCAGGCAGGCCGCGACGCTGCTGCTGGCCTCGGGGCTCGATCCGCGGCTGTGCACCGTCTTCGTGCAGAGCCATGTCGACGAGCACGCCCGGTTGTCGTACCTGCTGGAGTGCGTCGCCACGGACGGGGAGATGCGCCGGATGATCCAGTACAAGGAGAAGGCCGCGCGGGAACGGGAGCGGGGCGGGAGCGTACGGCTGTCGCTGCTGACCTATCCCGTGCTGATGGCGGCGGACATCCTGGCGTACGGGACCGACGAGGTGCCGGTCGGGGACGACCAGACACAGCATGTGGAGCTGACCCGGGATCTCGCGGTGCGGTTCAACCAGCGGTACGGGCACACGTTCGCGGTGCCACGGGCCACCCGCCCCGAGGTCGCCGCGCGGGTCATGAATCTCCAGGAGCCGACGTCGAAGATGGGGAAGAGCGACGACGTGGGGCCGGGCGTCGTCTATCTGCTCGACGAACCGGACGTCATGCGGAAGAAGATCATGCGGGCGGTGACGGACAGCGGGCAGGACGTCGTCCACGACCCGGAGGGACGGCCGGGGGTCTCGAACCTGCTGGAGATCCTCGCCGCTTGTGAGGGCACGGACCCGGAGACCCTGAGCGGTGCCTATCAGTCGTACGGCGCCCTGAAGAAGGACACCGCCGAGGCCGTGGTCGAACTTCTGCGGCCCCTGCGGGAACGGCACAAGCAGCTGTGCGCCGACCCCTCGTACGTGGAGGGTGTGCTGCGGGACGGTGCGGCGAAGGCGAGGGAGATGGCCAGACCGCGAGTGGACTCGGCGTACCGGGCCATCGGGCTGCTGGCGGCGGGCTGA
- a CDS encoding HAD family phosphatase, giving the protein MRYDLVIFDNDGVLVDSEPISNGLLAAYLTELGHPTSYEESIRDYMGSAMHRVHDLVHERTGQRLPDDFDDVFHGRVFAAFERELRPVAGAVQVLEKLAADGVPYCVASSGSHERIRVGHRTTGLDRWFDAGRVFSSQDVGRGKPAPDLFLHAAERMGVPPHRCVVVEDSPLGVQAANAAGMDVYGFTAMTPAARLTGATRLFSDLGDLPDLLV; this is encoded by the coding sequence ATGCGCTACGACCTGGTCATCTTCGACAACGACGGCGTCCTCGTGGACAGTGAGCCGATCTCCAACGGCCTCCTCGCCGCCTATCTGACCGAGCTCGGACACCCCACCTCGTACGAGGAGTCCATCCGGGACTACATGGGGTCCGCGATGCACCGGGTCCACGACCTGGTCCACGAGCGCACCGGGCAGCGGCTGCCCGACGACTTCGACGACGTCTTCCACGGACGGGTCTTCGCCGCGTTCGAACGCGAGCTGCGGCCGGTCGCCGGAGCCGTGCAGGTACTGGAGAAGCTGGCCGCGGACGGGGTGCCGTACTGCGTGGCCTCCTCCGGGAGCCACGAACGGATCCGCGTGGGGCATCGCACGACCGGGCTCGACCGGTGGTTCGACGCGGGGCGGGTCTTCAGCTCCCAGGACGTCGGGCGGGGCAAGCCGGCGCCGGACCTGTTCCTGCACGCGGCCGAGCGGATGGGCGTACCGCCGCACCGATGCGTCGTCGTGGAGGACAGCCCACTCGGGGTACAGGCGGCGAACGCGGCCGGGATGGACGTCTACGGATTCACCGCCATGACACCCGCGGCACGGCTCACCGGTGCCACCCGGCTCTTCTCCGACCTGGGAGACCTCCCCGACCTGCTCGTATGA
- a CDS encoding VC0807 family protein, translating into MATADAGGTGKVATRQHLLPLIVDVAVPIGSYYLLKSGLGMSTMAALGWSSVVPAVRTLWSVLRERKVNALAALILFVNVAGLLLSLVAGDPRLMLAKDSGVSSVIGIGVLVSVMAGRPMMTTAMKPFVTKGDRARTAAWDRLLGGSERFRKFERTFSLVWGVALLGECVVRIVGAYTLPVDTMVWLGTVVMICTMAGAMVVSGGLAAGPMEAMVRAEAAGPTGDR; encoded by the coding sequence ATCGCGACGGCGGACGCCGGCGGCACCGGCAAGGTCGCCACCCGGCAGCACCTCCTGCCGCTGATCGTGGACGTGGCCGTGCCGATCGGCTCGTACTACCTCCTCAAGAGCGGCCTCGGGATGAGCACCATGGCGGCGCTGGGGTGGAGCAGCGTGGTGCCCGCCGTGCGGACCCTGTGGAGCGTGCTGCGGGAGCGGAAGGTCAACGCGCTGGCCGCGCTGATCCTGTTCGTCAACGTGGCCGGTCTGCTGCTGAGTCTGGTCGCCGGTGACCCGCGGCTGATGCTCGCCAAGGACAGCGGAGTGAGCAGTGTGATCGGGATCGGTGTCCTGGTCTCCGTGATGGCGGGACGGCCGATGATGACGACGGCGATGAAACCGTTCGTCACCAAGGGGGACCGTGCGCGGACGGCCGCCTGGGATCGACTGCTCGGCGGGTCCGAGCGGTTCCGGAAGTTCGAGCGGACCTTCTCCCTCGTGTGGGGTGTGGCGCTGCTCGGGGAGTGCGTCGTGCGGATCGTGGGGGCGTACACGCTGCCCGTCGACACGATGGTGTGGCTCGGCACGGTCGTCATGATCTGCACGATGGCGGGGGCCATGGTGGTCAGTGGTGGCCTCGCCGCCGGTCCGATGGAGGCGATGGTCAGGGCGGAAGCGGCCGGACCGACCGGCGACCGATGA
- a CDS encoding MFS transporter, translating to MTDVLRRGRASLAFSFFAQGATFALLVTRIPAIQDRYGVSDALLPAFLAAVPILAGVGSVTTEHLVKRIRPSRLLRWSQPVVLLALLGVGAGDRLVEMAVALGAFGLAVGALDASMNMLGVSLQRTYGRSIMLGFHATYSLGGIVGASLAWAGAHWHLSLFTSYLPVVLVLLPAAFLGSRWYVDGEGGTGPEKAEGGPVVFKLLLPLCLVMTFAYIGDSTVSNWSAKYLQDVLGSSEQLATVPYNVYMVMTLVGRAVGDVGVRRFGAVAVVRLGAVVAALGFGVVAVAPGAWVGMLGFTLLGLGLCVLVPQTFAAAGRLFPGASDTAIARLNIFNYVGFLIGSPLVGALGDAWNYRGAMLVPMVLVLVTLGYARSFAPEPDRYGDGHERPRTADVGRGSNGL from the coding sequence ATGACAGATGTGCTGCGGCGCGGCAGGGCCTCGCTGGCGTTCAGCTTCTTCGCCCAGGGCGCCACCTTCGCGCTGCTCGTGACGCGCATCCCCGCCATCCAGGACCGGTACGGGGTCTCGGACGCGTTGCTGCCCGCCTTCCTTGCGGCCGTCCCGATCCTCGCCGGCGTGGGGAGTGTGACGACCGAGCACCTGGTCAAACGGATACGGCCCAGCCGGCTGCTGCGCTGGTCCCAGCCCGTGGTGCTGCTGGCGCTGCTCGGAGTCGGGGCCGGGGACCGGCTGGTGGAGATGGCGGTGGCCCTCGGCGCCTTCGGGCTCGCGGTCGGCGCGCTCGACGCCTCCATGAACATGCTGGGGGTGAGCCTCCAACGGACGTACGGGCGCAGCATCATGCTCGGTTTCCACGCCACGTACAGCCTGGGCGGGATCGTGGGCGCCTCGCTCGCGTGGGCGGGGGCGCACTGGCATCTGTCGCTGTTCACGTCCTATCTGCCGGTGGTGCTCGTGCTGCTGCCTGCCGCGTTCCTGGGAAGCCGGTGGTACGTCGACGGGGAGGGCGGGACCGGGCCGGAGAAGGCCGAGGGCGGGCCCGTCGTCTTCAAGCTGCTGTTGCCGCTGTGCCTGGTGATGACGTTCGCGTACATCGGGGACTCGACGGTCTCCAACTGGAGTGCGAAGTATCTGCAGGACGTGCTGGGCAGTTCTGAGCAGCTGGCGACCGTTCCGTACAACGTCTACATGGTGATGACGCTGGTGGGGAGGGCCGTCGGGGACGTCGGGGTGCGGCGGTTCGGGGCGGTGGCGGTCGTGCGGCTGGGGGCCGTGGTGGCGGCGCTGGGGTTCGGGGTGGTGGCGGTGGCCCCCGGGGCGTGGGTCGGGATGCTCGGGTTCACCCTGTTGGGGCTGGGGTTGTGTGTGCTGGTTCCACAGACCTTCGCGGCGGCCGGGCGGCTCTTCCCCGGGGCTTCGGACACGGCCATCGCGCGTCTGAACATCTTCAACTACGTGGGGTTCCTGATCGGTTCGCCGTTGGTGGGGGCGCTGGGCGACGCGTGGAACTACCGGGGCGCCATGCTTGTGCCGATGGTGTTGGTCCTGGTGACCCTGGGGTACGCCCGCTCGTTCGCGCCCGAACCGGACCGATACGGTGACGGGCATGAGCGGCCGCGCACAGCTGATGTGGGACGAGGCAGTAACGGGCTATGA